Proteins encoded by one window of Pyrinomonadaceae bacterium:
- a CDS encoding carbon starvation CstA family protein → MSALPIIIGALCVIAISYRYYSAFIAAKVLALDDTRPVPSQTMYDGHNYYPTNKWVLFGHHFAAISGAGPLIGPVLAAQFGYLPGLLWLVIGVCLGGAVHDFMILVASIRRNGKSLAEIARTEISGLSGFVAGLAILFIVVIALAGLGLVVVNALAESPWGTFTVGFTIPLALFMGLYMYKFRKGKITEATIIGVIGLLFAVWLGGKIAESSWAATFTLSPNKVIVIMAAYGFIASVLPVWMLLCPRDYLSSYLKIGTVAFLIIGVIVVAPTLQMPPLTPFVSGGGPIVSGKLYPFVFITIACGAISGFHALISSGTTPKMIAKETDARMIGYGSMLIEGTVGVVALIAAASLFPGDYFAINTAQRTDAQRASYVRMVDERTQQGFNLQPQELDKLEAESGEKVRGRTGGAVTLALGIAKIFDGIPGLGGLMKYWYHFAIMFEALFILTTIDTGTRVARFLVGEFGGRFYRKLEQPNWLPGSILTSAVVVTAWAAFIWTGSISTIWPMFGIANQLLAAVALCVATTVIINMGKARYAWVTLVPLSFVGSTTLVAGYQSIRDIFWPQAQNPLTSTQGYINTSLTALIMTAAVIVLADSIRKWVSGRRTPQRISEAVAEA, encoded by the coding sequence ATGAGTGCCCTTCCGATCATCATTGGCGCGCTGTGCGTCATTGCCATTTCTTATCGTTACTACTCAGCGTTCATCGCCGCCAAAGTTCTGGCCCTGGATGACACACGCCCGGTGCCGTCGCAGACGATGTACGACGGCCACAACTATTACCCGACAAACAAGTGGGTCCTGTTCGGACATCACTTTGCCGCGATTTCCGGCGCCGGGCCGCTGATTGGGCCGGTGCTGGCCGCGCAATTCGGATATTTGCCCGGACTGCTGTGGCTGGTCATCGGTGTCTGTCTCGGCGGCGCGGTCCACGACTTCATGATTCTCGTGGCCAGCATCAGGCGCAATGGCAAGTCGCTGGCTGAGATCGCGCGAACTGAAATCAGCGGCTTGTCAGGTTTCGTTGCGGGGCTCGCAATTCTCTTCATCGTGGTAATTGCGCTGGCCGGACTTGGTCTGGTGGTGGTGAATGCGCTGGCCGAATCGCCCTGGGGAACTTTCACGGTCGGCTTCACGATTCCGCTCGCGTTGTTCATGGGGCTTTACATGTACAAGTTCCGCAAAGGAAAGATTACGGAAGCGACCATCATCGGCGTGATCGGACTGTTGTTCGCAGTCTGGCTGGGCGGCAAGATTGCCGAGTCATCGTGGGCGGCAACCTTCACCCTTTCGCCGAACAAAGTGATTGTGATCATGGCAGCGTACGGCTTCATCGCTTCAGTGCTGCCGGTGTGGATGCTGCTCTGCCCGCGCGATTATCTTTCGTCGTATTTGAAAATCGGCACAGTCGCATTTCTCATTATCGGCGTGATAGTTGTCGCTCCAACATTGCAGATGCCACCCCTTACGCCGTTCGTTTCCGGCGGTGGCCCGATCGTTTCCGGAAAGCTCTACCCCTTTGTCTTCATCACGATTGCCTGCGGCGCCATCAGCGGTTTTCACGCGCTGATTTCATCCGGTACGACGCCAAAGATGATCGCGAAAGAAACTGACGCGCGCATGATCGGCTACGGCAGCATGCTGATCGAAGGCACCGTCGGCGTAGTGGCATTGATTGCGGCGGCGTCGTTGTTTCCCGGTGACTACTTCGCCATCAATACGGCGCAGCGAACTGATGCTCAACGTGCCAGTTACGTGCGCATGGTCGACGAACGTACACAGCAAGGTTTCAATCTGCAGCCGCAGGAACTCGACAAGCTGGAAGCAGAGTCAGGCGAGAAGGTTCGCGGCCGGACGGGCGGCGCGGTGACGCTGGCACTCGGCATCGCGAAGATTTTCGACGGCATTCCCGGCCTCGGCGGACTGATGAAGTACTGGTATCACTTCGCCATCATGTTTGAGGCCTTGTTCATCCTCACCACGATCGATACAGGCACACGGGTGGCCCGATTCCTTGTCGGCGAGTTCGGCGGGCGATTTTATCGGAAGCTTGAACAGCCGAACTGGCTACCGGGATCAATTCTCACCAGCGCCGTCGTCGTGACAGCGTGGGCGGCATTCATTTGGACGGGATCGATATCGACCATTTGGCCCATGTTTGGCATCGCCAATCAATTACTTGCCGCCGTCGCTTTGTGCGTGGCGACCACCGTAATCATCAACATGGGCAAAGCGCGCTACGCCTGGGTAACACTTGTGCCATTGTCGTTCGTGGGCAGCACGACGCTGGTGGCCGGGTATCAATCGATCCGCGATATCTTCTGGCCGCAGGCCCAAAACCCTCTTACATCGACGCAAGGCTACATCAACACTTCGCTGACGGCGCTCATCATGACCGCAGCTGTGATTGTGCTGGCGGACTCAATTCGAAAATGGGTGAGCGGACGGAGGACACCGCAACGCATCTCGGAGGCGGTTGCGGAAGCGTAG
- a CDS encoding sodium-translocating pyrophosphatase, with protein sequence MKSMSNFVAAQRRRIISFLFAIVAFSVAAPSAFAQSHGGGEAALKLPDLSSVSFRGIDGHKLLLIGIVFCFLGLLFGLWIYIQLKNLPVHRSMREISELIYETCKTYLITQGKFIMLLWVFIAAIVIAYFGILRPVPDHPVFLTVPIILLFSLIGIAGSYGVAWFGIRVNTFANSRTAFASLEGKPFPIYAIPLKAGMSIGMLLISVELLIMLFILLFVPGDYAGACFIGFAIGESLGAAALRIAGGIFTKIADIGSDLMKIVFKIKEDDARNPGVIADCTGDNAGDSVGPSADGFETYGVTGVALITFILLAVPSPTAQVQLLVWIFVMRIMMLVSSAVSYFVNEALAKARYGNAGDMNFEKPLTTLVWLTSIVSIVLTYIVSFLMVPDLGGDTSLWWKLATIISCGTLAGAVIPELVKVFTSTSSRHVQEVVTSSREGGPSLNILSGLVAGNFSAFWLGISIVGLMAIAFIFSTMGLEALMAAPAVFAFGLVAFGFLGMGPVTIAVDSYGPVTDNAQSVYELSLIEQQPNIVEELKRDHNVTVVFERAKHLLEENDGAGNTFKATAKPVLIGTAVVGATTMIFSIIMTLTDGLRDQEALQSLSILHAPFLLGLITGGAIIYWFTGASIQAVTTGAYRAVEFIKANIKLEGAERASVEDSKKVVQICTQYAQKGMFNIFMGVFFATLAYAFVEPFFFIGYLISIAVFGLYQAIFMANAGGSWDNAKKVVEVDLKMKGTPLHDATVVGDTVGDPFKDTSSVALNPVIKFTTLFGLLAVELAVSVSSDTGQFGANGLVISRVLAAIFFLISLYFVWRSFHKMRIHSDDITGAAVTAYGSASPVRYCPKCRQSYSDPSLQYCLEDGAHLVNSLDAADLNATHVLPGETVASPTVPSDRARDDGD encoded by the coding sequence GTGAAATCGATGTCGAACTTTGTCGCGGCACAGCGCCGCCGAATCATTAGCTTTTTATTCGCAATTGTTGCTTTTTCCGTCGCGGCCCCGAGCGCCTTCGCACAGTCGCATGGCGGCGGCGAAGCGGCCCTCAAGCTGCCGGATCTTTCAAGCGTCTCGTTCCGCGGGATCGACGGACATAAGCTGCTGCTGATTGGCATCGTGTTCTGTTTTCTCGGCTTGCTGTTCGGTCTCTGGATTTACATTCAGTTGAAGAACCTGCCCGTGCATCGCTCGATGCGCGAAATCTCTGAACTGATTTACGAGACCTGCAAGACGTATCTGATCACCCAGGGCAAGTTCATCATGCTGCTCTGGGTTTTCATCGCGGCCATCGTCATTGCCTACTTTGGTATCCTGCGGCCCGTGCCGGATCACCCGGTTTTTCTGACGGTTCCGATCATTCTGCTTTTCAGTCTCATCGGTATCGCGGGCAGCTACGGCGTCGCCTGGTTCGGCATTCGGGTGAATACGTTTGCGAATTCGCGCACCGCGTTCGCCAGTCTCGAAGGCAAGCCCTTCCCGATTTACGCCATCCCACTAAAAGCCGGCATGAGCATCGGCATGCTGCTGATCAGCGTCGAGCTGCTCATCATGCTTTTCATTCTGCTGTTCGTTCCGGGTGACTATGCGGGCGCGTGCTTCATCGGCTTCGCGATCGGCGAGTCGCTGGGCGCGGCGGCGTTGAGAATTGCCGGCGGCATCTTTACCAAGATTGCCGACATCGGTTCTGACCTGATGAAGATCGTCTTCAAGATCAAGGAAGACGACGCGCGTAATCCTGGCGTGATTGCCGACTGCACTGGCGATAACGCCGGCGACTCAGTCGGACCCAGCGCCGACGGTTTTGAAACTTACGGCGTCACTGGCGTCGCGCTGATTACCTTCATTCTGCTCGCGGTGCCGAGCCCAACGGCCCAGGTTCAGTTGCTCGTCTGGATTTTCGTGATGCGCATCATGATGCTGGTCTCGAGCGCGGTGTCTTACTTCGTCAACGAAGCGCTTGCCAAGGCTCGCTACGGTAATGCCGGCGACATGAACTTCGAAAAGCCTTTGACGACGCTGGTATGGCTCACCTCGATCGTTTCGATCGTCCTGACCTACATCGTTTCGTTCCTGATGGTTCCCGACCTGGGCGGCGATACCAGTCTCTGGTGGAAGCTCGCCACTATCATTTCATGCGGAACGTTGGCCGGCGCGGTCATTCCCGAACTCGTCAAGGTCTTCACCTCGACCAGCTCGCGGCACGTGCAGGAAGTTGTGACGTCATCGCGCGAAGGCGGGCCGTCGCTGAATATTCTGTCGGGCCTGGTTGCCGGGAATTTTTCCGCGTTCTGGCTGGGCATCAGCATCGTGGGCCTGATGGCGATCGCATTTATCTTTAGCACGATGGGGCTGGAGGCGCTGATGGCTGCCCCGGCAGTCTTCGCGTTCGGTCTGGTGGCTTTCGGTTTCCTTGGCATGGGGCCGGTGACGATCGCCGTCGATTCCTACGGACCGGTGACGGACAACGCACAGTCGGTTTACGAACTGTCGCTGATCGAACAACAGCCGAACATCGTTGAGGAACTGAAGCGCGATCACAATGTTACGGTCGTGTTTGAACGCGCCAAACACCTGCTCGAAGAAAACGACGGTGCGGGAAACACGTTCAAAGCCACGGCAAAGCCGGTGCTCATCGGCACGGCGGTCGTCGGTGCCACGACGATGATCTTCTCGATCATCATGACTCTGACTGACGGTCTCAGAGATCAGGAAGCTCTGCAAAGTCTTTCGATTCTGCATGCGCCGTTTCTGCTGGGTCTGATTACCGGCGGCGCGATCATTTACTGGTTCACGGGCGCATCGATACAGGCCGTGACCACCGGCGCATACCGGGCGGTGGAGTTCATCAAAGCGAACATTAAGCTGGAAGGCGCCGAAAGGGCTTCAGTTGAAGACAGCAAGAAGGTCGTCCAGATCTGCACGCAGTACGCGCAGAAAGGCATGTTCAATATTTTTATGGGCGTGTTCTTCGCGACGCTTGCGTACGCGTTCGTCGAACCCTTCTTCTTTATCGGTTATCTGATTTCGATCGCGGTGTTTGGACTGTACCAGGCGATTTTCATGGCCAACGCCGGCGGCTCATGGGACAACGCCAAGAAGGTTGTGGAAGTCGATCTGAAAATGAAAGGCACGCCGCTTCACGACGCCACGGTGGTTGGCGACACGGTGGGCGATCCGTTCAAAGACACTTCATCCGTGGCGCTGAACCCGGTGATTAAGTTCACCACTTTGTTCGGTCTGCTCGCGGTTGAGTTGGCGGTCAGCGTCAGCAGCGACACCGGCCAGTTCGGCGCGAACGGTCTGGTCATTAGCCGCGTACTGGCGGCAATCTTCTTTCTGATCTCGCTCTACTTTGTGTGGCGTTCGTTCCACAAGATGCGCATTCACAGTGACGACATTACAGGGGCGGCGGTCACCGCTTACGGCAGCGCTTCGCCGGTCCGATATTGTCCAAAATGCCGGCAGTCTTACTCCGACCCGTCGCTGCAATACTGCCTGGAAGACGGCGCCCATCTGGTGAACAGTCTCGACGCCGCCGATTTGAACGCCACGCATGTTTTGCCCGGCGAGACCGTGGCCAGTCCAACGGTTCCTTCGGATCGCGCGCGCGATGATGGGGACTAA